Proteins co-encoded in one Natronorubrum daqingense genomic window:
- a CDS encoding PHP domain-containing protein encodes MPYADLHVHTTRSDGSLELEAVPDAARRAGVEVVAVTDHDRLQPFDAPVVERAGVTIVNGIELRVETPSGDRVDLLGYGVEPTEELAALADGIQQNRIERGQAIVDCVESRFGVDLGCTVDDGFGRPHVARAVDSHSDLEFDYEGAFDHLIGYGEPCFVARDVPSFERGLAVLEEACALVSLAHPFRYPHPDAALSLTSHPALEAVEVDYPYDGATVDRELLDETIERYDLLATGGSDAHGESLGVAGLSLREFDALGVGET; translated from the coding sequence TCGCGCGGGCGTGGAGGTCGTCGCGGTGACGGATCACGATCGATTGCAGCCGTTCGACGCGCCGGTCGTCGAGCGGGCAGGAGTTACCATCGTCAACGGGATCGAACTGCGCGTCGAGACGCCGAGTGGCGATCGAGTCGATTTGCTCGGATACGGCGTCGAGCCAACCGAAGAACTCGCGGCACTCGCGGACGGGATTCAGCAAAATCGGATCGAACGCGGGCAAGCCATCGTCGACTGCGTCGAATCGCGTTTCGGCGTCGACCTGGGCTGTACCGTCGACGACGGCTTCGGTCGCCCGCACGTCGCCCGCGCAGTCGACAGCCACTCCGACCTCGAGTTCGACTACGAGGGGGCGTTCGACCACCTCATCGGCTACGGCGAGCCGTGTTTCGTCGCGAGAGACGTTCCCTCGTTCGAGCGCGGACTCGCCGTCCTCGAGGAGGCGTGCGCGCTGGTCTCGCTCGCGCATCCGTTCCGATACCCCCATCCCGACGCGGCGCTGTCACTGACGAGTCATCCGGCTCTCGAGGCCGTCGAGGTGGACTACCCCTACGACGGCGCGACCGTCGATCGGGAACTGCTCGATGAGACGATCGAGCGATACGACTTGCTCGCGACGGGCGGCAGCGACGCCCACGGGGAGAGCCTCGGCGTCGCTGGGCTCTCTCTTCGCGAGTTCGACGCGCTCGGCGTCGGCGAAACATG